ACCAGAATCGTCCAGACCGTCCCAGCTCTCTTCGTGATCACCGGGGGCGCAGCCCTCATGGACCAGAGTGCGGACCAGCTGACGGAAATCCTTGTTAACCCGATAGATCTCAAGATTGACTTCCTTGGGTGTGTCGCCGGGGACCGAGTAGAAGATATGTGTGACTGGGCAGAATGGGTTGGGGTAATAGTAGCCCCAGAACGGATGATAATAGCGGCTCTTCTGTAATACATCCGGCAGCGCAGGCTTTGGACTTAAAGAGTCCTGCGGCCCGATGTAGCCGGTCGATATTTTCACGTCGTCGAACCAGCAGGTATTATCCCGGCGCGACTGGTGGACGTAGACATCCAGCATGAGCGAATTGAGCTTGAGGTCTGCCGTGTCGCGCCAGCGGATGCCGCGCTGGTGGTACAGCTTTTTCCCATCCACCCAGAACGCCTGCTCGCCGTCATGCTCGCCCGGCCGGTTCAGCTTGACCCATACCTCGTAGCAGTACCAGCGGCCGCGCTCCGGCACGAACGGTGTCTCAGGGGCGAACATGTTGCCCCAGTAGTGGCCGTCCTTGTCTATGGTCATCTCCGGAAAGTAGGAGTAGAACCCCAGCCGTCCGGGCGGTGCGATGCGGCCCCAGTCGCGCCAGGTGTCGAGGAAGGTCCAGAAAAAATCCCTGCCCGTGGGCTTGCGTCCTGCGGTGCTGTCGTAGCAGGACCACTTGTTGTCCACCCGGCTGCCACCCAGGATAACCCAGTGCATGAGGTCGCCCTGGTCGAAATCCTCCGCAAAGCGGGCGTACCAGCGGAAATAGCAGGAATCGACGCCGGGCATGAAAAAGCGGCGGATGTTGGAGCCGTTCTCGCGGCCGTCGTTGGACCGACTGGTCAGGCGGAACGAGCGCTGGCCGGAGTGGACAAATTCGGGCCGGGTCTCATAGCCGCTCGCCACCGAATCCCCGAACTCCCAGTAGAGGACCCAGTCGCCGGTAAGCCGTCCGCTTTCGAAATCCTCATCCAGGATCAGTTCGCCGGCGGCAGGACGGAAGAATGACAGGGCGAGAAGCAGAGAAAGAAAAGAAATCAGGCGGACAGATTGCATGAGTCTCCTCCGGCAGAGGCGGATGTCGAGGGGGGAATGAGTGAATATAAGCGCGGGCGGGCCGGAGGGTAAGGTTGTTGAGAAAGCGCTATGTGTTACCATTAAAAAGGCCCTGCCCGGAGCGCTCCCCAGGCAGGGCCTTCATGATTCATTACCACTTCAGGTTTCAGCTCAACGCGGCGTGCGCCTCGGCCAGCATGCTGCGCAGCGGAAGGCTCCGGGTGCAGACTTTCTCGCAGGCGCCACAGCTTGCGCAGGCGGCCGGGTCGACACACTTGTCCAGGGCGGCATACTGCGCACGGGCGTAATCGGTCAGCTTGTAGTCGTTGTTGTACATGCGGTAGCGCACCACGCGGCTCACCTCGACCCCCGAGGGGCAAACCCCGGAGCAGGCCCCGCACATGGCGCAGTAGGCGCCCTCCTGGGCGGCCCAGTAACGGCGTTCGGCCCCGGAGTCGAGGCAGCCGAGCTTGGTCGAGAGGATGTCGCGGTAGATGTCCACGGCCTGGAAACTGCCCATGGAGGCCAGCACGGTGTGGGCGTTCTCCTTGTTCACCATGGCCGCGCAACGGGCGCTCACCTGGCCCAGTTCCTCGGCGTTGAGCTGCTCGGAGGCGCGCTTGGGCAGGCCTTTCATGGCCATAAGCCCCATCCCCTTTTTCGCCGCCTTGCCGGTGGCTTCAAGGAAGGCCGGGTCGTCGCTCTTGGAGTAGCCCAGCAGGGCAACGTCGAAATAACCCAACTCATTGGCCTTGTTCAGGATATTGGTCATGTCGTTGTGATCGGCGAACCCCATGAACCCGCACTTGCCGGCTTTCTTGGCCTTCTCGAAATTCTCGGGGATCGACGGGTCGGCCACGGCGTCCACACTGTGCGTGGGCGGCACGAGGACATCCACGTAATCCGTGTTCAACACTTTCAGGCAGGCATCGAGATTTTCCGGGCGCTCCTTGAGGGCCAGGATCACCTCCTTGCGGCGGGTCTTGAGCACCTTGCCGAACGCCTCCATGCTGCGGCCGTTGGTGTAGCCGGGGGCGGTGTGGATGAAATTGAACCCCTGGTCGATCACGCGGGCGAGTACGGAGGGCTCGGTGACCAGGATGCCGCCGAAGGAGACCCGGGTCACCTTGAGGCCGGTCCGGCCGAGGACCACCGCGGGCAGGCCGTTGACTTTCAGTTCGGAGTCAGCCGCCCAGGCGTGGGCCGGAAAGGCGCCGCCCAGGGCGGCCGCGCCCAGGGCCACACCGGCCCCGCGCAGGAAATCCCGTCGGTTGACAGCTTTGAAACCCTCGTGCAGATCGGACATCGGACTCTCCAGGCTGGCGTTGGTTGTGGAAACGTCACCCATTGTAAACGTACAGAGGGCAGGTTTGTGACTTGTTTCTAAAAGTCCGCGCCGGGGCGCGGCAAACGAGCGCCCGGCAGGAGTAAGACACCTCCGGCCGGGCGCGGGTTACAGCTTCACTCCGGCGCACTCAGGCCAGGCTGGCGTGGGCTTCTTTCAGCATCGACCGGATCGGCAGCTTGCGGGAGCAGACACTCTCGCAGCGGCCGCATTCCGCGCAGGCGCTGGCATCGCAGGAGGCGCCCAGGGCGGCGTACTTGGCCCGGGCGTACTCGGGCAGCCTGTAGTCGCGCTCGTACATGCGGAACCGCACGATGTCCTTGAACGCCACGCCGTTGGGGCAGACCCCGCTGCAGGCGCCGCACATGGCGCAATAGGCGCCCTCGAGGCTGGCGCGCCAGGTTTTCTCCAGGCCCGGGTTGCAGTAGCTGAGCTTTGTCTCCAGTATCTCGCGGTACATCTCGACCGCCTGGAAACTGCCCATGGAGGCGAGCACGGCATGGGCGTGCTGGCCGGTGACCATCGTATGGCAGAGCGAGGCCGCGGTGGCGCGCTCCTCGGCGTTGGGGTCGCTGCTGGCGCGCTTGGGCAGGCCTTTCATGGCCAGGATCCCTATCCCGGCGTCCCGCGCCCGTCCCAGGGCGGCCATGAAATCGGCGTTGCCGGTCTCGCCGTAGCTCATCAGGATCAGGTCGTGCAGCTTGAGCGAGAGCATGGTGTCGATGATTTTCGGATCGGCGGTGTGGCAGGCGAACCCGATATGGCCGCACTTGCCCTCTTTTTTCGCTTTCTCGAAATCGGCGCGCAACTGGGGGGCGCTGATCTCCTCGACCGAGTCCATGGGCGGGATGATGAAATCGGCGTAGTCGGTGTTGAGGGTCTTGAGGGCCTTGTCCAGCTCCTCGCCTGGCTTGACCTTGACCGCCAGGACCACTTTCTTGCGGTGGGTCTTCATCACCTTGCCGAACGCCTCGATGCTGCGGCCGTTGGTATAGCCGGGCGAGGTGTGGACCAGGTTGATCCCGCTCTCGATGGCGTTGACCAGCACGGGCGGCTCATTGAGCAGGATGCCGCCGAAACTGATCTTGGTGATCTTGATCCCGGTGCGGCCGAACACCACGCCGGGCAGGCCGTTGACCGTGACCTCCTCGGCGGCGCGCAGAGGGTTGAAACCCAGTCCCAGGCCGGCGGCCGCGCCCAGGGCCGCCGCACCGGTGACCCGCAGGAAACCGCGGCGGTCAAAGAGTCCCGATCTGTCCTGCCCGGAAACGTTGTCGTCTCTGTCGCGCATGATAATCCCCCGTATGCTCTGATCTGTCTGACACTTGTGCCTGAGGTGTGTTCGAAGGGGCCGGTTCGGAATGAAAACGAATTCAGGCTGAATATAAAAAATAAGGGGAGGAGACGCTACATTTTTGTCGATTATTTTGTGCAGACGATTGCGAGAAAATAAGTTAACACGAAAATGAAATTAATAACACGAAACTGGAATCGCGGAGGGCCTGGCCACGTGCCAGGCTAAAAATCATACACACCCCGCCGGCTGGAGCCGCCGCCCCTCTTTTCAGAGCGGAATTAAAGCTCCAATCCCAGCCGCCCGGCGCCACAGGATCGGCCGGGACCGGCCAAGGGGGATTTACAAAATAAAAAGGGCACGCTGCGCCGTGCCCATACAAACAATCGCCCATGCTTTCTGTAGGGGCGGCCCCCCGTGGCCGCCCGCCATAAATCGGGCAGGCACAGGGGCCTGCCCCTACAATCCGTGTTCCAGCCTGCGGCTCAGGCTACCTGCCGGGCAGGCCTCATGGCCTGCGGTCGTAGATCACCGCGGCCAGGGTGCGGCCCACGGCCTCGAGGCTGGCCGGGCTCAGCTTGTCCGGGGTGTCGCCCAGGGTGTGCCAGTAGGGCAGGCCCATCTGGATGAGGTCGATGCAGCGGATGCCGGCCTGGAGCAACGGGATGTGGTCATCGATCACGGCGGTGCCCTCCTGGCGCGGGAAATACTTGCCGTAACCCAGCTCGGCGGCCTTGTCCCAGACCAGGCGGCAGACATCCGGCAGGGCGGACAGGGAGTTGCCCTCGAAGGGGAAAGCGGCCTCGCGGTCACCGACCATGTCGAGCAGGACCCCGAACGCCGGGCGGTAGGCGCGGTTCTGCCCGGCAAAACGACGGGAACCCAGGAGCACATCCTTGTCCGCGTAGAAATCGCCGTAATCCTCCCCGTCGAACAGCACCAGGTCCACCCCCAGCGGCGGGGGCTGGTCCTTGAACACGCGGGCCAGCTCCAGCAGCACGGCCACCCCGCTGGCCCCGTCGTTGGCCCCATCGATGGGCGTCCCGTGATTGGCCGGGTCTGGGTCGTGGTCCGCGACCGGGCGGCTGTCCCAGTGGGCGCAGAGAAGGATACGGTCCCTGGCCTCCGGGTTGAACGCGGCGCGGATGTTGACCAGCGGCAGGCTGTCGCCCGCCAGGCTTACATGCACCCAGCGGTCGGTGTCCAGCGTGGCGCCGGCTGACTGGAACGCATTGATACAATAGTCAGCGCAGGCGCGGTGGGCCGTTGTGCCCGGCACCCGCGGGCCGAACGCCACCTGGGCCTGGACAAGGCTGAATGCTTTCGCCCCGTCGAACGCCAGGTGCGCGCTGCCCAGGGCCTCGCGCCCGGAGCCGCAACCTGCGGCTGCCAGAAGAAAGCTGAAAAGAACGGCTGCGCTGAAAGTCCTCATGGGGTCAGCTCCACGACAGTGTTACGCAGGAACTTGCGGTCGTTGCGTTCGGGGTAATCGACGTTCTGGTGCAGGCCGCGGCTTTCCTTGCGCATCTGGGCGCAGCGGATGATAAGCATGGCCACGGTGGAGAGGTTGCGCAGCTCGGCCAGCTCGGCGGTG
Above is a genomic segment from bacterium containing:
- a CDS encoding aldo/keto reductase, translated to MSDLHEGFKAVNRRDFLRGAGVALGAAALGGAFPAHAWAADSELKVNGLPAVVLGRTGLKVTRVSFGGILVTEPSVLARVIDQGFNFIHTAPGYTNGRSMEAFGKVLKTRRKEVILALKERPENLDACLKVLNTDYVDVLVPPTHSVDAVADPSIPENFEKAKKAGKCGFMGFADHNDMTNILNKANELGYFDVALLGYSKSDDPAFLEATGKAAKKGMGLMAMKGLPKRASEQLNAEELGQVSARCAAMVNKENAHTVLASMGSFQAVDIYRDILSTKLGCLDSGAERRYWAAQEGAYCAMCGACSGVCPSGVEVSRVVRYRMYNNDYKLTDYARAQYAALDKCVDPAACASCGACEKVCTRSLPLRSMLAEAHAALS
- a CDS encoding aldo/keto reductase, giving the protein MRDRDDNVSGQDRSGLFDRRGFLRVTGAAALGAAAGLGLGFNPLRAAEEVTVNGLPGVVFGRTGIKITKISFGGILLNEPPVLVNAIESGINLVHTSPGYTNGRSIEAFGKVMKTHRKKVVLAVKVKPGEELDKALKTLNTDYADFIIPPMDSVEEISAPQLRADFEKAKKEGKCGHIGFACHTADPKIIDTMLSLKLHDLILMSYGETGNADFMAALGRARDAGIGILAMKGLPKRASSDPNAEERATAASLCHTMVTGQHAHAVLASMGSFQAVEMYREILETKLSYCNPGLEKTWRASLEGAYCAMCGACSGVCPNGVAFKDIVRFRMYERDYRLPEYARAKYAALGASCDASACAECGRCESVCSRKLPIRSMLKEAHASLA
- a CDS encoding M28 family peptidase, with the protein product MRTFSAAVLFSFLLAAAGCGSGREALGSAHLAFDGAKAFSLVQAQVAFGPRVPGTTAHRACADYCINAFQSAGATLDTDRWVHVSLAGDSLPLVNIRAAFNPEARDRILLCAHWDSRPVADHDPDPANHGTPIDGANDGASGVAVLLELARVFKDQPPPLGVDLVLFDGEDYGDFYADKDVLLGSRRFAGQNRAYRPAFGVLLDMVGDREAAFPFEGNSLSALPDVCRLVWDKAAELGYGKYFPRQEGTAVIDDHIPLLQAGIRCIDLIQMGLPYWHTLGDTPDKLSPASLEAVGRTLAAVIYDRRP